One Calditerricola satsumensis genomic region harbors:
- the rsfS gene encoding ribosome silencing factor: MTGKEVALLAATAAQDKKAQNVLILDIRGLSVIADYFVICHGNSETQVQAIAAAVRDKLEENGIFVRGMEGYDEARWVLLDAGDVVVHVFHREEREFYNLERLWGDAPIVPLPDHPLPDQPPVVGVSTHIKT; the protein is encoded by the coding sequence ATGACGGGCAAAGAGGTGGCGCTCCTGGCCGCGACGGCCGCGCAAGACAAAAAGGCGCAAAACGTCCTGATTTTGGATATTCGCGGACTGTCGGTGATCGCCGATTATTTCGTCATCTGCCACGGCAATTCCGAAACGCAAGTGCAGGCCATCGCGGCGGCCGTGCGCGACAAATTGGAGGAAAACGGGATCTTCGTGCGCGGGATGGAGGGGTACGACGAGGCCCGCTGGGTCTTGCTCGACGCGGGCGACGTGGTGGTCCACGTCTTCCATCGCGAGGAGCGGGAGTTCTACAACCTCGAGCGCTTGTGGGGCGACGCGCCCATCGTCCCGCTACCCGACCACCCGCTTCCCGATCAACCGCCGGTTGTGGGCGTGTCAACTCACATAAAAACCTAA